One genomic segment of Stigmatopora argus isolate UIUO_Sarg chromosome 18, RoL_Sarg_1.0, whole genome shotgun sequence includes these proteins:
- the LOC144092884 gene encoding neurotrypsin-like — protein sequence MRPPSSSSSSPSPASESGRNATCVTEMFPSGRGFLCLIGTAWLGLPLLGRAQVVADETYLNEVQNSVPLSCSEGFTELGYYNGTVSQTDSGAPCLKWTEFPDYVVQYPGRGLGEHNFCRNPDRESNPWCFFRQNSGAIGWAYCDCHQGAARLVGGSSSNGGRVEVYLNGQWGAVCDSHWTDRDASVVCRQVGLSDIGTATRHSQLASGSGLFHFERLGCRGDEKSLSGCRSRTFVTGDCNHGNEAQVLCAPPEGSGPPLRLVAGEEDFEGRVEVFHGGRWGSVCDDQWDDRDAEVVCRQLGFSGVAKAWSWAHFGQGSGPILLDAVRCTGNELFLDQCPHGHWEQHNCDHMEDAGVSCSPYTDGVVRLVGGDNPWEGRVEVLHNGDWGTVCDDRWTQQHAQVVCGQLGYRGHAEVVSDGTFGQGVGLILLDDIHCDGSEVSLLDCRHGIWGRTDCSHAEDVGVRCRARPEEETNQVPVVAPATGPLLRLAGGPSRKEGRVEVYLHGDWGTICDMGWNDLNAAVACRQLGHRGGALAAGGFGQGKGPVHLDQVRCTGKEEFLGECPSLGLNDRGCRRGRVAGVKCEVPVSSTRNATVRVRHQDATCGVRKVHGEGDEAEGRGNKIRTTWPWQASVWLPSQSQDGGPLCSATLITSCWALTSATCFARYGTEPSQYVVRVGASERTLVPERVVVHKKFKGQSGGHDIALVKLPGARKGHCFTFDPHVNAACLPDEDHGGMPATCVALVTTGWSAPDSVLASWVPIMSAWQCKKRHGDSFSSHGTVCAGSPANTGTDCGGNSGGGLMCQGEDGRWALAGLVAGGYGCAEPSSPALYTRVSRFLSWIDDVTRADTQNVRPAEESNDIGQGAHTKNRRPSQVAV from the exons GTGGTAGCTGACGAGACGTACTTAAATGAAGTGCAGAACTCAG TGCCCCTGTCCTGCTCCGAGGGTTTCACCGAGCTGGGCTACTACAACGGCACGGTGTCCCAGACGGACTCGGGCGCCCCTTGCCTGAAGTGGACCGAGTTCCCCGACTATGTGGTGCAGTACCCGGGACGCGGGCTGGGCGAGCACAACTTCTGCCGGAACCCGGACCGCGAGTCCAACCCGTGGTGCTTCTTCCGCCAAAACTCGGGTGCCATTGGCTGGGCCTACTGCGACTGTCACCAGG GCGCCGCCCGACTGGTCGGCGGCTCTTCGTCCAACGGCGGGCGTGTTGAAGTCTACTTGAACGGACAATGGGGGGCGGTGTGCGACTCTCACTGGACGGACCGGGACGCCAGTGTGGTCTGCAGGCAGGTGGGCCTCAG CGACATTGGCACGGCCACGCGGCACTCCCAGCTCGCCTCGGGTTCCGGCCTATTCCATTTTGAGCGTCTGGGTTGTCGTGGTGACGAGAAGAGCCTGAGCGGCTGCCGGAGCAGAACGTTTGTCACGGGGGACTGTAACCATGGAAACGAGGCTCAAGTCCTGTGCGCACCTCCTGAAG GCAGTGGACCCCCACTGCGATTGGTCGCAGGTGAGGAAGACTTTGAAGGGCGGGTGGAGGTCTTTCACGGAGGAAGGTGGGGCTCCGTGTGCGACGACCAATGGGACGACAGAGATGCGGAGGTTGTGTGCAGGCAGCTGGGCTTCAG TGGCGTGGCCAAGGCGTGGTCGTGGGCTCACTTTGGTCAGGGTTCCGGTCCCATCCTGCTGGACGCCGTCAGGTGTACTGGGAACGAACTGTTCCTGGATCAGTGCCCGCACGGACATTGGGAACAGCACAACTGCGATCACATGGAGGACGCCGGCGTCTCCTGCAGCCCTTACACAG ACGGAGTGGTGCGTCTCGTGGGGGGCGACAACCCCTGGGAGGGCAGAGTGGAGGTACTCCATAACGGCGACTGGGGGACTGTGTGTGACGACCGCTGGACACAGCAGCATGCCCAGGTGGTGTGTGGACAGCTGGGATACAG GGGTCACGCCGAAGTGGTCTCAGATGGGACGTTCGGCCAAGGCGTCGGTTTGATTCTGCTGGACGACATCCACTGCGATGGCTCCGAGGTGTCCCTGCTGGACTGCCGCCACGGCATCTGGGGGCGTACCGACTGCTCCCACGCCGAGGACGTCGGCGTACGTTGCAGGGCGCGCCCCGAAGAGGAGACCAACCAAGTGCCCGTGGTGGCGCCGGCCACAG GCCCGCTGCTGCGTCTCGCCGGTGGCCCCAGCAGGAAGGAGGGGCGGGTGGAGGTCTACCTCCACGGCGACTGGGGGACTATCTGTGACATGGGGTGGAACGACCTCAACGCCGCCGTGGCGTGCAGGCAGCTAGGACACAG GGGCGGAGCGCTGGCGGCCGGGGGCTTCGGGCAGGGCAAAGGCCCGGTCCACCTGGACCAAGTGAGGTGCACCGGGAAAGAGGAGTTCCTGGGCGAGTGTCCCTCGCTGGGTCTGAACGACCGCGGCTGCAGGCGTGGTCGAGTGGCCGGGGTCAAGTGCGAAGTTCCGGTGAGCTCGACCCGCAACGCCACAGTTCGGGTTCGTCACCAAGACGCCACCTGCGGGGTGAGAAAGGTGCACGGGGAAGGTGACGAGGCCGAAGGCAGAGGAAACAAGATCAG GACGACGTGGCCTTGGCAAGCGTCCGTGTGGCTTCCGTCCCAAAGTCAAGATGGCGGGCCTCTCTGCAGTGCCACTCTAATTACTTCCTGCTGGGCACTCACATCTGCCACCTGTTTTGCCAG GTACGGAACAGAGCCGTCCCAATATGTCGTGCGGGTGGGGGCTTCTGAGCGGACCCTGGTCCCAGAACGTGTGGTGGTCCACAAAAAGTTCAAAGGTCAAAGCGGAGGTCACGACATTGCCCTGGTCAAGCTTCCCGGCGCCCGGAAGGGTCACTGCTTCACCTTTGACCCCCACGTCAACGCCGCTTGCCTGCCAGACGAGGACCACGGGGGCATGCCGGCGACCTGCGTCGCCCTGGTGACCACGGGGTGGAGCGCACCGG ACTCAGTTCTGGCGTCGTGGGTTCCCATCATGTCAGCATGGCAGTGCAAGAAACGTCACGGCGACAGCTTCTCCAGCCACGGCACGGTTTGCGCCGGAAGCCCCGCCAACACCGGCACCGACTGTGGCGGCAACTCTGGCGGAGGCCTGATGTGTCAAGGCGAGGATGGCCGCTGGGCGCTAGCAGGGTTGGTGGCCGGAGGCTACGGATGCGCAGAGCCCTCCTCGCCTGCGCTGTACACCCGAGTCAGCCGCTTCCTCAGCTGGATCGACGACGTCACCCGGGCAGATACCCAAAATGTCCGACCAGCTGAAGAATCAAATGACATCGGACAAGGCGCGCACACAAAGAACAGGCGACCGTCACAGGTGGCCGTTTGA